A window of Candidatus Saccharimonadales bacterium genomic DNA:
ATTGGCCTATTCATTACGGCGAGCATCGTCATGGTGGCGGCGCTGGTAGTAGTGAGTGGAGTCGGCCAACGGATACTGGAACAAGTCATTCCGTGAGAAGAGAGGATATGTAATGTTGCCCGACAAGAGAAGAGAAGCCCCGGACCTTACGTTGTTGCGAGCGAACCCCGAGAAGTCTCGTCGCTTTATGAAGATCTTCTGGGCCACCATGTTCATCATGTTGTTCCTTCTGGTGGCTGTGGTGTTCATGAAGAGCCAATATGACTCGGGAGCCAACGGCACCTTGGGCGAGAGAGAAGGTATGTGGGCTGTATTCAAGACAGCCTTCCTTCTCGGCGGAGCGTTCACGGTTTACATGCTGACGAGATGGGTGGCTCCCGGGACGCTCAACTACCCATGGACAGTGGCTGTCGGGATGATTGCCGCATGGCTATCGCGTGGATTTGTCGAAGACGCGTCCGGACTCCAAGGTGGCACTCTTGGTGTGGGGATTGGAATCAGAGTCCTCGTTGCTGGTGGTATTCTCGTGGCCGTTGTGGTGCTGACGCTTCACTCGGTCTGGCATCGAAGCAGGAGGGAAGTCATAGGCGACTAGTTGATTGCCGGATGGCGAGAATGAACGTGGGGGCTTAACCTTCGCGAACAATCTCGTCATCCGGCCGCGCCGCTTTGTTCTCCTACAATCTGACAACACAACAACTGATACGCGCAAAATATTAATCGGAGTTTTGGTTATGGGGAGCGAAGGTCGGAAGCCAGAAGATATAATTAAAAATGTTCTCGAGGCAGATGCTAGACGGCGTGGAAACTTTGAAAGGGCCTTAGGCGAGGGATTAGATCCTCACACTGATGCCTTAGCGGGTAGACTCGCCAATGCCCTGGATAGGCACGGTCTAAGCATCGTTGAGCAAAATCCTCCCGGCTTACCGGAAGCTCCTCCTATAAGAGGGATTAGAGGTTTATTTTTGGAATATGTTCCAACCGACGATGAGCCGGAGGCAGGTAATGGCCACAGAAAACCTCAAACCAAAGCTGCCATCGGCGGTATTGCCGCTGCTACCACAGTTATTATGCCACCAGGGGCGTCAGTTGAACCACCTGCAGTTGAAATAGTAGATTCGACACAGGCTGCCGTGCCAATAGCCAACACAGTACCAGCGCAGCTTCATGACTCGTCGCTGAATGTATTAATTTCCGGACCAGAGCAGACTGCTCAAGCCCCGGTGTTTACGATTAACGTTGACCAGAAACTTCCGACGCACATAAAACCACCTAAGCAGCTGCTGCGGCGCAATACCGTTATCCCCCCAGGGGAACCGCCACCGATTGATACCGGCAATCCCAAATTACCCAAAACAATATCAACAGAGAGAATTTTTGATCCCGAGGATGACATTACTGGTGGTGAAAAGCCAAAGTACGCGGATGGCGGGTACTTTACCGTGCCAAAGGATGGAATTACCGGTGAGGAGTTAACAAAATTGGCACAGAGGTATATCCCAGACACTAAAGCCAAGGTCATACTTGAACATCCAGCCAACGATCCTATCCAAAAACGCGCGGATTCACGAGGGCGTCTGCTCGGTCTAAACGGAACAATGCCAGATGATAAGGTGTTGATACCCGGCCTGCGTGATTATCGGGTAAAGCCTGGTGATACTTTGGGTGAAATTTCGCGCCGGTTAAAAATTACGACGGGTGTATTACTGGAACTGAACCCCTGGCTAGTTAACCCTGATAAGTTAGAGATCGACGATACTATTCTTGCGCCGCATGATGACAAAAAGTGGGTCGAACCTAAGTCAGAAAAGCCAAGCCCCAAAGAGCCAAAAGAAAAAGGCGATGAAGCTGAAAAAAGGGACAAGTATAAAGAACTATTTAATAAAAAGGGATATGAAATAAAGCAAGAATTACAAAGTCAAGCACTGAATGGGGAAAGTGGGAGGTTAAGATCGGATCAACTTGACATACTTGGTTCAGCCTGGGGAGCAGAACAGCTATTTCCTGACGCAGCAGAGGCATTTCGATTACTTAACACGGCGTTTAAAGACAAGTTTGGTCATAATCTGGAACTTGTTGATACTTACCGCAGCTATGATCAACAGGTCGCGACAAAAAAATGGTGGGAGGATCAAGGCAAGGGATATATGGCGGCCACACCAGGGCGGTCTAATCATGGCTGGGGGTTGGCCATCGATTTCGGCGATCAGGATTCAAGTACCAGTAGCGTTGCCTTAAAGTTTACGGATGAGGAGTATGGATGGTTGATAGAGCGCGCGCATGATTATGGTTGGGTTAATCCAGATTGGGCTCACGACGGCGTCGGGAGTGAAGAAGCCTGGCACTGGGAATATATTGGCCGCCCGCTAAGCGATCTACTCAATCCTCAAAAGGATGATGATAAAAAAGAAGACGGCTCAAAGGAAAACACAGGTAAAGGAGACAAAAAGAAAGATAACTCAGGTAAAGAAAAGAAAGAACTAGGTTACGAAAGAAAAGACTACTATGAGCCGGGGAGTGATGATTTGACAGATCTTTTTAGGTCGGCTGCAAAAGTTGCAAATGTTCCAGCCAGCTGGGCAGAATCAGAGGCCCTACATAAAATCGTAAAAGCAGAATCGGGGGGATGGGTGGGTATACCGAACTATACTTACGGTGATAAAAAATCTGACCGGTCTCGCTGGAAAGAAGTGCACAAC
This region includes:
- a CDS encoding D-alanyl-D-alanine carboxypeptidase family protein, producing MPDGENERGGLTFANNLVIRPRRFVLLQSDNTTTDTRKILIGVLVMGSEGRKPEDIIKNVLEADARRRGNFERALGEGLDPHTDALAGRLANALDRHGLSIVEQNPPGLPEAPPIRGIRGLFLEYVPTDDEPEAGNGHRKPQTKAAIGGIAAATTVIMPPGASVEPPAVEIVDSTQAAVPIANTVPAQLHDSSLNVLISGPEQTAQAPVFTINVDQKLPTHIKPPKQLLRRNTVIPPGEPPPIDTGNPKLPKTISTERIFDPEDDITGGEKPKYADGGYFTVPKDGITGEELTKLAQRYIPDTKAKVILEHPANDPIQKRADSRGRLLGLNGTMPDDKVLIPGLRDYRVKPGDTLGEISRRLKITTGVLLELNPWLVNPDKLEIDDTILAPHDDKKWVEPKSEKPSPKEPKEKGDEAEKRDKYKELFNKKGYEIKQELQSQALNGESGRLRSDQLDILGSAWGAEQLFPDAAEAFRLLNTAFKDKFGHNLELVDTYRSYDQQVATKKWWEDQGKGYMAATPGRSNHGWGLAIDFGDQDSSTSSVALKFTDEEYGWLIERAHDYGWVNPDWAHDGVGSEEAWHWEYIGRPLSDLLNPQKDDDKKEDGSKENTGKGDKKKDNSGKEKKELGYERKDYYEPGSDDLTDLFRSAAKVANVPASWAESEALHKIVKAESGGWVGIPNYTYGDKKSDRSRWKEVHNELKRGEITARSSASGLGQLILVNVKSYYPSGVDGLGNELEEAVGMMLYVEARYETPEIAWGNHGQNPNRHVGVPVIYTDEGY